The following are encoded together in the Pedobacter sp. D749 genome:
- a CDS encoding DUF1634 domain-containing protein, protein MGTAKKENLNDKDIQVILGTLLRAGVIISMSIVLIGGAIFLIHNKGAVTNYKVFKPELNNFSSIAAIFKGVLTFQGDAIVQFGILMLIFTPIARIVFAIFSFLIERDYLYVLIGVIILTIITISLNGGIAH, encoded by the coding sequence ATGGGGACAGCAAAAAAAGAAAATCTGAATGATAAAGATATCCAGGTAATTCTGGGGACACTTTTGCGTGCTGGCGTAATCATTTCAATGAGCATTGTGTTAATCGGTGGCGCCATTTTCCTCATTCATAATAAAGGGGCTGTTACCAACTATAAAGTTTTTAAACCCGAGCTTAACAATTTTTCTTCCATCGCTGCGATATTTAAAGGTGTATTAACCTTTCAGGGTGATGCCATTGTACAGTTTGGTATCCTGATGCTTATTTTTACGCCAATTGCACGCATTGTTTTCGCTATTTTTAGCTTTTTAATAGAGCGCGATTACCTTTACGTTCTCATTGGGGTAATTATTTTAACCATCATAACCATCAGTCTAAATGGTGGGATAGCACATTAA
- the rpsQ gene encoding 30S ribosomal protein S17, giving the protein MERQLRKTRTGLVVSNKMDKSVVVSVERKVKHPIYGKFVKKTTKFMAHDEKNECGIGDTVLIMETRPLSKNKNWRLVQILERAK; this is encoded by the coding sequence ATGGAAAGACAATTAAGAAAAACAAGAACCGGGTTAGTGGTAAGCAACAAGATGGATAAGTCTGTTGTAGTGAGCGTGGAACGTAAAGTAAAACACCCGATTTATGGTAAGTTCGTAAAGAAAACTACCAAATTTATGGCTCACGACGAGAAAAACGAATGCGGTATTGGTGATACAGTATTGATTATGGAAACTCGTCCTTTGAGTAAAAACAAGAACTGGAGATTGGTACAAATTTTAGAAAGAGCTAAATAA
- the rpsC gene encoding 30S ribosomal protein S3 — translation MGQKANPIGARLGIIKGWDSNWFGGNNYSDKLVEDEKIRKYLSARIAKGGVAKVVIERTLKRITVTIHTARPGIVIGKAGAEVDKIKEELKKLTKKEIQINIFEIKRPELDAQLVAEGVAKQLEARISFRRAMKSSIASTMRMGAEGIKIMTSGRLGGAEMARTEQYKEGRVPLHTFRADIDYALAEALTTYGKIGVKVWICKGEVYGKRDLSPNIGATNNGPKGASDKPAFGGRDNRGGGRDNRGGGNDRRGGNQGGGRGPGQGGPGANRGGGAGANRGPRK, via the coding sequence ATGGGACAAAAAGCAAATCCAATAGGTGCCAGGTTAGGAATTATCAAAGGATGGGATTCTAACTGGTTCGGTGGCAACAACTACTCCGATAAATTAGTTGAAGATGAGAAAATAAGAAAATATCTTTCTGCCCGTATTGCAAAAGGCGGTGTTGCAAAAGTAGTAATCGAGCGTACGTTAAAACGTATCACGGTAACTATCCACACAGCTCGTCCGGGTATCGTAATCGGTAAAGCAGGTGCTGAGGTTGATAAAATCAAAGAAGAGTTAAAGAAATTGACTAAAAAGGAAATTCAAATTAACATCTTTGAAATTAAACGCCCTGAACTTGATGCACAATTAGTTGCAGAAGGTGTTGCAAAACAATTAGAAGCAAGGATCTCATTCCGTAGAGCAATGAAATCTTCTATCGCATCAACCATGCGTATGGGTGCTGAAGGTATCAAAATCATGACTTCTGGTCGTTTAGGTGGTGCTGAGATGGCACGTACTGAGCAGTACAAAGAAGGAAGAGTGCCTTTGCATACATTCCGTGCTGATATCGACTACGCTTTAGCTGAAGCCTTAACTACTTATGGTAAAATAGGTGTTAAAGTTTGGATCTGTAAAGGTGAGGTTTATGGAAAACGTGATTTGTCTCCAAACATTGGTGCAACAAACAACGGTCCAAAAGGCGCATCAGACAAACCAGCTTTCGGTGGAAGAGATAACCGTGGTGGTGGAAGAGATAACCGTGGCGGTGGTAACGACAGACGTGGTGGAAACCAAGGTGGTGGTCGTGGTCCAGGTCAAGGTGGTCCCGGAGCAAACAGAGGTGGTGGCGCAGGCGCTAACAGAGGTCCTCGTAAATAA
- the rplX gene encoding 50S ribosomal protein L24 has protein sequence MGNKVNTPSKLKIRTGDLVKVIAGDSKGQQGKVLSVLIDKNRAIVEGINLVSKHTKPNAANPNGGIIKKEAALHISNLMLVDPKSGKATRVGRKLNADGKLVRVAKISGEEIK, from the coding sequence ATGGGAAACAAAGTAAATACACCATCAAAACTTAAAATCCGCACAGGAGATTTAGTTAAAGTCATTGCTGGCGATTCAAAAGGTCAACAAGGAAAAGTACTTTCAGTACTTATAGATAAAAACAGAGCCATTGTGGAAGGCATTAACTTAGTATCTAAACATACTAAACCAAATGCTGCTAATCCAAACGGTGGTATTATTAAAAAAGAAGCTGCTCTTCACATTTCTAACTTGATGTTGGTTGATCCAAAATCTGGTAAAGCTACCCGCGTAGGTCGTAAACTTAACGCAGATGGTAAATTAGTTAGAGTTGCTAAAATTTCAGGGGAGGAGATTAAATAA
- the rplC gene encoding 50S ribosomal protein L3: MSGIIGKKVGMTSIFDAEGRNIPCTVIEAGPCVVTQVKTEEVDGYSSIQLGYDEKKEKNTTQPLKGHFAKANTTPKRKLVEFDSFTTSLNLGDVVTVDSFAEGDFVDVVGTSKGKGFQGVVKRHGFAGVGMQTHGQHNRLRAPGSLGASSFPSRVFKGMRMAGRTGGDRVKVQNLQVLKVYAEQNLLVVSGSIPGAKGSYVILDK; encoded by the coding sequence ATGTCAGGAATTATTGGAAAAAAAGTAGGAATGACCAGTATCTTTGATGCCGAAGGAAGAAACATTCCTTGTACGGTAATCGAGGCTGGACCTTGTGTAGTTACACAGGTAAAAACCGAAGAAGTAGATGGTTATTCATCAATCCAGTTGGGTTATGATGAGAAAAAAGAGAAAAACACAACTCAACCATTGAAAGGCCATTTCGCGAAAGCAAACACAACTCCGAAACGCAAGCTGGTAGAATTCGATTCGTTTACAACTTCACTTAATTTAGGTGATGTAGTAACGGTTGATTCTTTCGCAGAAGGCGATTTTGTTGATGTTGTAGGTACCTCAAAAGGTAAAGGTTTTCAAGGTGTTGTAAAACGCCACGGATTTGCCGGTGTTGGTATGCAGACTCACGGTCAGCATAACCGTTTACGTGCCCCAGGTTCATTGGGAGCATCGTCATTCCCTTCACGTGTATTCAAAGGAATGCGCATGGCTGGAAGAACAGGTGGAGACAGGGTAAAAGTTCAGAACTTACAGGTTTTGAAAGTTTATGCTGAGCAAAACTTATTAGTAGTTAGTGGTTCCATTCCAGGAGCTAAAGGTTCTTACGTAATCTTAGACAAGTAA
- the rplD gene encoding 50S ribosomal protein L4 — protein sequence MEVKVLNISGKETGAKVQLPESVFGIEPNDHAIYLDVKQYLANQRQGTHKSKQRNEIAGSTRKLYKQKGTGGARAGSIKSPLFNGGGRVFGPQPRDYSFKLNKKLKSLARKSALAYKAKDNSVVVLEDFNFDTIKTKNYTSLLAALNVGTQKTLLVLPAQNNNIYLSSRNVQKTKVIAAADLNTYDVLNAGVLVLTADSVKTLEEAFAK from the coding sequence ATGGAAGTTAAAGTATTAAACATTTCAGGTAAAGAAACAGGTGCCAAGGTGCAACTTCCTGAATCGGTATTTGGTATCGAGCCTAACGACCACGCGATTTATTTAGATGTAAAACAGTATTTGGCTAACCAACGTCAAGGTACTCACAAATCTAAACAACGTAATGAGATTGCTGGTTCAACTCGCAAACTATACAAACAAAAAGGTACAGGTGGTGCCCGTGCTGGTAGCATTAAATCTCCGTTATTTAACGGTGGTGGTCGTGTTTTCGGTCCTCAGCCACGTGATTACAGTTTTAAATTGAACAAGAAATTAAAATCATTAGCACGTAAATCTGCTTTAGCTTATAAAGCAAAAGATAACAGCGTGGTAGTTTTAGAAGATTTCAACTTCGATACTATTAAAACTAAAAACTATACAAGTTTATTGGCTGCGTTAAACGTAGGTACTCAAAAAACTTTATTGGTTTTACCTGCACAAAATAATAATATCTATTTATCAAGCAGAAACGTTCAGAAAACTAAAGTGATTGCTGCAGCAGATTTGAATACATATGATGTATTAAACGCTGGTGTGCTTGTGTTAACTGCTGATTCTGTTAAAACTTTGGAGGAGGCATTTGCCAAATAA
- the rpsN gene encoding 30S ribosomal protein S14 → MAKEGVKAREVKRQKLVARYAEKRAVLKAAGDFEGLDKLPKNSSPVRLHNRCKLTGRPRGYMRTFGISRVTFRQMALDGKIPGVKKASW, encoded by the coding sequence ATGGCAAAAGAAGGTGTAAAAGCACGCGAAGTTAAGCGCCAAAAATTGGTAGCTAGATACGCTGAAAAACGTGCAGTATTAAAAGCTGCAGGAGATTTCGAGGGTTTAGATAAATTACCTAAAAACTCATCTCCGGTACGTTTACACAACCGTTGTAAATTAACTGGTCGTCCTCGTGGATATATGCGTACCTTTGGTATTTCAAGGGTAACGTTCCGCCAGATGGCACTAGACGGTAAAATACCAGGTGTTAAAAAAGCATCTTGGTAA
- the rpsS gene encoding 30S ribosomal protein S19 encodes MARSIKKGPYIDHNVEKKVNSMNDSGKKSVIKTWSRRSMISPDFVNHTFAVHNGNKFIPVYVTENMVGHKLGEFAPTRTFRGHAEKKK; translated from the coding sequence ATGGCTCGTTCGATAAAAAAAGGACCTTATATTGACCATAACGTAGAGAAAAAAGTAAACTCTATGAATGATTCAGGCAAAAAGTCTGTAATCAAAACTTGGTCTCGCAGATCAATGATTTCACCAGATTTCGTGAATCATACATTTGCTGTACACAATGGAAATAAATTTATCCCTGTGTACGTTACAGAAAACATGGTTGGTCACAAGTTGGGAGAATTTGCTCCAACCAGAACATTCAGAGGACACGCTGAAAAGAAAAAATAA
- the rplV gene encoding 50S ribosomal protein L22 codes for MEAIAKLNNCPTSPRKMRLVVDLIRGERVEKALSILKFTNKEAAIRVQKLLLSAIKNWEAKNEGTNAEENQLFVKTVMVDGGRQLKRLRPAPQGRGYRIRKRSNHVTLIVDSKSTETTQN; via the coding sequence ATGGAAGCAATAGCAAAATTAAACAATTGTCCAACCTCACCGCGTAAGATGCGTTTGGTTGTAGATCTTATCAGAGGTGAACGTGTAGAGAAAGCATTAAGCATTTTAAAGTTTACCAATAAAGAAGCAGCAATAAGAGTTCAGAAATTATTATTATCTGCTATCAAAAACTGGGAAGCTAAAAACGAAGGCACCAATGCTGAAGAAAACCAACTTTTTGTAAAAACAGTAATGGTTGATGGTGGCCGTCAGTTAAAACGCTTACGTCCAGCTCCTCAGGGCCGTGGATATAGAATTCGTAAACGTTCTAATCACGTAACGCTGATTGTAGATAGTAAAAGTACAGAAACAACTCAAAACTAA
- the rplW gene encoding 50S ribosomal protein L23, whose product MEILKKPILTEKASALTEKSNRFTFSVNHKANKIQIKAAIEKLYGVTIVAVNTMVVDGKAKSRYTKAGFVSGRSPKYKKAIVTLKDGETIDYYATL is encoded by the coding sequence ATGGAAATTTTAAAAAAACCAATATTAACCGAAAAAGCTTCAGCTTTAACTGAGAAATCTAACCGTTTCACGTTTAGCGTTAACCATAAGGCTAACAAAATCCAGATTAAAGCAGCTATTGAGAAATTGTACGGTGTAACTATCGTTGCAGTTAACACAATGGTTGTTGATGGAAAAGCTAAATCACGTTACACTAAAGCAGGTTTTGTATCTGGCCGTAGCCCGAAATACAAAAAAGCAATCGTAACGTTGAAAGACGGCGAAACAATAGATTATTACGCAACCCTTTAA
- the rplP gene encoding 50S ribosomal protein L16, producing MLQPKRTKFRKMQKGRMKGLASRGAELAFGSFGIKSLEATWITSRQIEAARIAVTRFMKREGQVWIRIFPDKPVTKKPAEVRMGKGKGAPEYWVAVVRPGRVIFEAEGVPLEVAKEALRLAAQKLPIQTKFVVRRDYVEA from the coding sequence ATGTTACAGCCAAAAAGAACGAAGTTCAGGAAGATGCAAAAAGGCAGAATGAAGGGTTTAGCTTCTCGTGGAGCTGAGTTAGCATTCGGATCTTTCGGTATCAAATCTCTAGAAGCTACTTGGATCACAAGTCGTCAGATAGAGGCTGCCCGTATTGCCGTAACTCGTTTCATGAAACGTGAAGGCCAAGTATGGATCAGGATCTTCCCGGACAAACCGGTAACTAAAAAACCTGCTGAGGTACGTATGGGTAAAGGTAAAGGTGCTCCTGAGTATTGGGTAGCAGTTGTAAGACCTGGACGCGTAATTTTCGAAGCTGAAGGTGTGCCTTTAGAAGTTGCTAAAGAAGCATTACGTTTAGCCGCTCAGAAATTACCGATCCAAACCAAATTCGTAGTACGTAGAGATTACGTAGAAGCATAG
- the rplB gene encoding 50S ribosomal protein L2: MGLRKFKPVTPGTRFRVGASFTEITATTPEKSLVVSSKKSGGRNNTGKMTMRYMGGGHKKSYRLIDFKRDKFDIPATVATVEYDPNRTARIALLHYADGEKRYIIAPEGLQVGSVLLSGDTATPEVGNTLKLSNIPLGSIIHNVEIHPGKGAQLARSAGAYAQLAARDGKYATLKMPSGETRLILTTCLATIGAVSNSDHANEVLGKAGRKRWLGRRPRTRPVAMNPVDHPMGGGEGRSSGGHPRSRNGVLAKGFKTRELKKYSNRYIIERRKK; this comes from the coding sequence ATGGGCTTAAGAAAATTTAAACCAGTTACTCCAGGTACCCGCTTCAGAGTTGGTGCCAGTTTCACGGAGATTACAGCAACCACGCCCGAAAAATCATTGGTTGTATCATCAAAAAAGTCTGGTGGACGTAATAACACAGGAAAGATGACTATGCGCTACATGGGTGGTGGTCACAAAAAATCATATCGTTTAATCGACTTCAAACGCGATAAATTCGATATTCCTGCAACAGTAGCTACTGTTGAATACGATCCAAACCGTACTGCCCGCATCGCATTATTACATTATGCAGATGGCGAGAAGCGTTATATCATTGCTCCTGAAGGATTGCAAGTTGGTTCGGTATTATTATCGGGCGACACCGCAACACCAGAAGTAGGTAACACTTTAAAATTATCGAACATTCCATTAGGTTCTATTATCCACAACGTGGAGATTCACCCTGGAAAAGGAGCACAATTGGCTCGTAGTGCAGGTGCTTATGCACAATTAGCTGCCCGCGATGGTAAATATGCTACTTTAAAAATGCCTTCTGGCGAAACCCGTTTAATCTTGACTACTTGTCTGGCTACTATCGGTGCTGTATCTAACTCAGATCACGCAAACGAAGTATTAGGTAAAGCAGGTCGTAAACGTTGGTTGGGCCGTCGTCCGAGAACTAGACCGGTAGCGATGAACCCTGTCGATCACCCAATGGGTGGTGGTGAAGGTAGATCATCAGGTGGTCACCCACGTTCAAGAAATGGTGTTTTAGCTAAAGGCTTCAAAACCAGAGAACTTAAAAAATATTCTAATCGTTACATCATAGAGAGAAGGAAGAAATAA
- a CDS encoding prephenate dehydrogenase — translation MQIGIIGLGDMGKLYAVSFVNAGYKVFGADMPLRFADLKNELEPKGIEVLIDGHEVARKSDFIIYCVEAEKIDEVVAVFARSTKYGAIVSGQTSVKHPEIAAFEKYLPNDTQIVTCHSLHGPAFSPEGQTLVVVRHRATDEVYAQALEVYKSLKSNIIEMDDYREHDRIVADTQAVTHMGFESMGSAWKNAGFFPWDNPAYAGGIDNVKILTTLRIFSYKSHIYAGLAILNPYAQKQVKYYAQAESELFKLMICENEAEFREKIYAARDFVFHESRSLLLLDDKIMKEFSLSDASHKQKPNSHLSLLSMVYAWYKMGVNPYDNLICQTPPFKLRLGIAEYLFKNEEMLEESIHTALYDKSIRGDDLEFHTAVHEWASIIGYGDLKGYKEHFEAAKSFFANRLNDGRDLSAEMIKRLGK, via the coding sequence ATGCAAATAGGAATTATTGGTTTAGGCGATATGGGCAAATTGTACGCTGTATCGTTTGTAAATGCAGGTTATAAAGTATTTGGGGCAGATATGCCCTTACGTTTTGCAGATTTAAAAAATGAGCTGGAACCAAAAGGAATCGAAGTTTTAATTGATGGCCATGAGGTAGCGCGTAAATCTGACTTTATCATCTATTGCGTTGAAGCCGAAAAAATTGATGAAGTGGTAGCTGTTTTTGCGCGCTCTACTAAATATGGTGCAATTGTTTCGGGCCAAACATCGGTTAAACATCCGGAAATTGCTGCTTTTGAAAAATACCTTCCAAACGATACCCAGATTGTAACCTGCCATTCTTTGCATGGTCCTGCTTTTAGCCCTGAAGGGCAAACATTAGTGGTGGTGCGTCATCGTGCTACAGATGAGGTTTATGCGCAGGCCCTTGAGGTCTATAAATCTTTAAAATCGAACATTATTGAAATGGACGATTACAGGGAACACGATCGTATTGTAGCCGATACACAGGCTGTAACACACATGGGTTTCGAGAGCATGGGCTCTGCATGGAAAAATGCCGGTTTCTTCCCCTGGGATAATCCTGCCTATGCGGGTGGAATTGATAATGTGAAAATTTTGACTACGCTGAGAATTTTTAGTTATAAATCTCACATTTATGCAGGTCTGGCCATTTTAAACCCTTATGCACAAAAACAGGTAAAATATTACGCGCAGGCAGAATCTGAGCTATTTAAACTGATGATCTGTGAAAATGAAGCTGAGTTTAGGGAAAAGATTTACGCTGCCCGCGATTTTGTTTTTCATGAAAGTCGTTCGCTTTTACTGTTGGATGATAAGATCATGAAAGAATTCAGCCTATCGGATGCCAGCCATAAACAAAAACCCAATTCGCATTTAAGTTTGCTGAGTATGGTATATGCCTGGTATAAAATGGGCGTAAATCCTTACGATAATCTGATCTGCCAAACGCCTCCTTTTAAATTGAGATTGGGTATTGCCGAATATCTTTTCAAGAATGAAGAAATGCTCGAAGAATCGATTCATACCGCATTATATGATAAATCTATTCGTGGTGATGATTTGGAATTCCATACCGCCGTGCACGAATGGGCATCGATTATTGGTTATGGTGATTTAAAAGGGTATAAAGAACATTTCGAAGCTGCCAAATCATTTTTTGCCAACCGTTTAAATGATGGTAGGGATTTGAGTGCAGAAATGATTAAGCGATTGGGTAAGTAA
- the rplN gene encoding 50S ribosomal protein L14 has protein sequence MVQQESRLNVADNSGAKEVLVIRVLGGTGKRYASIGDKVVVTVKSALPSGNIKKGTVSKAVVVRTKKEIRRKDGSYIRFDDNAAVLLNAQDEPRGTRIFGPVARELREKQFMKIVSLAPEVL, from the coding sequence ATGGTACAACAGGAATCGAGATTAAACGTTGCTGATAACAGCGGCGCAAAAGAAGTATTAGTAATTCGTGTGCTAGGTGGAACCGGCAAACGTTATGCTTCAATTGGTGATAAAGTAGTTGTTACCGTAAAAAGCGCGTTACCTTCTGGTAACATTAAAAAAGGTACAGTTTCTAAAGCAGTTGTTGTAAGAACTAAAAAAGAAATCCGTCGTAAAGATGGTTCTTATATCCGTTTTGACGATAATGCTGCTGTATTATTGAACGCACAGGATGAGCCAAGAGGTACACGTATCTTTGGCCCGGTTGCGAGAGAACTACGTGAAAAACAATTCATGAAAATTGTATCATTAGCACCGGAGGTATTATAA
- the rpsH gene encoding 30S ribosomal protein S8 — protein sequence MNTDPIADYLTRVRNAIKANHRVVEIPASNLKKEITKVLFDKGYIANYKFEDTTVQGTIKIALKYNPITKVPAIRTLVRVSKPGLRNYAGVENMPRVLNGLGIAILSTSKGVMTDKEAAKLNIGGEVLCHVY from the coding sequence ATGAATACAGATCCAATAGCAGATTATTTAACAAGAGTAAGGAATGCCATTAAGGCCAACCACCGTGTTGTAGAAATTCCTGCATCAAACCTTAAAAAAGAAATTACTAAAGTTCTTTTTGACAAAGGTTACATCGCGAACTACAAGTTTGAAGATACTACAGTTCAAGGCACCATTAAAATTGCTTTGAAATACAATCCAATTACTAAAGTTCCTGCTATTCGTACATTAGTGCGAGTAAGTAAACCAGGTTTGAGAAACTATGCTGGTGTTGAAAATATGCCAAGAGTATTAAACGGTTTAGGTATCGCAATCTTATCTACTTCTAAAGGTGTAATGACCGATAAAGAAGCAGCCAAATTAAACATTGGTGGTGAGGTATTGTGTCACGTTTATTAA
- the rpmC gene encoding 50S ribosomal protein L29 — protein sequence MKNSEITGLSKEELVAKIAEEKENLSKLKFAHTISAIENPSRIAKVRKDIARLNTELTKVKNTESATETK from the coding sequence ATGAAAAATTCAGAAATCACAGGGCTTTCAAAAGAAGAATTAGTAGCTAAGATTGCGGAAGAAAAAGAGAACTTATCAAAATTGAAGTTCGCTCACACTATTTCAGCTATCGAAAATCCTTCACGTATTGCAAAAGTAAGGAAAGACATAGCCCGTTTAAACACTGAGTTGACTAAAGTGAAAAACACTGAGTCAGCTACTGAAACTAAATAA
- a CDS encoding sulfite exporter TauE/SafE family protein, whose product MSVLLFTIIVLLGAFLAGLLGSLTGLGGGVIIIPLLTLALGVDIHYAIGASIVSVIATSSGSAAAYVKEGITNIRIGMFLEIATTIGAVCGAIVAVYLNANYIAILFGCILIFSAIMTLKKKVDHSTLDDTDKWAKFFKLNGSFPDKGVDHPYAVKHVPGGFLMMLFAGTLSGLLGIGSGALKVIAMDNIMRLPFKVSTTTSNFMMGVTAAASAVVYLHRGQIDPGIAMPVCIGVLTGASLGSKVLLKAKTDKLKIVFAVVVAFLALQMIYKGISGL is encoded by the coding sequence ATGTCGGTATTGCTGTTTACGATTATCGTTTTATTAGGTGCCTTTTTAGCCGGATTATTAGGTTCGCTAACAGGCTTAGGGGGAGGGGTAATTATTATTCCCTTACTTACTTTAGCCCTGGGTGTAGATATTCATTATGCCATTGGTGCATCTATTGTTTCGGTAATTGCGACCTCTTCAGGCTCGGCTGCAGCTTATGTGAAGGAGGGCATCACTAATATCCGGATCGGGATGTTTTTGGAAATCGCGACCACAATAGGGGCGGTGTGCGGGGCAATTGTAGCCGTTTACCTCAATGCCAATTACATTGCCATTCTTTTCGGCTGTATCCTCATCTTTTCTGCCATCATGACTTTAAAGAAAAAGGTAGACCATAGCACTCTTGATGATACCGATAAATGGGCCAAATTTTTTAAACTGAACGGGTCTTTTCCCGATAAAGGTGTTGATCATCCTTATGCTGTAAAACATGTGCCAGGCGGTTTCCTGATGATGCTTTTTGCAGGAACATTATCCGGATTGCTGGGTATTGGGAGTGGAGCGTTAAAAGTAATCGCGATGGATAACATCATGCGTTTACCCTTTAAGGTATCAACCACCACCAGTAATTTTATGATGGGTGTTACCGCTGCAGCAAGTGCGGTAGTGTACCTGCATCGCGGGCAGATTGATCCTGGTATTGCCATGCCAGTCTGTATCGGGGTTTTAACAGGCGCTTCTTTAGGCTCTAAAGTTTTATTAAAGGCAAAAACAGATAAACTGAAAATTGTATTTGCCGTAGTGGTTGCCTTTTTGGCTCTGCAGATGATTTATAAAGGAATAAGCGGATTATAA
- the rplE gene encoding 50S ribosomal protein L5 → MMATPRLKSKYKEEVVNALKEKFQYKTVMQVPKLEKICINQGVGRFSVTDKKIMDTTIVELTTITGQQAVPANSKKDISNFKLRKGMPVGVRVTLRDNNMYEFLDRLISVALPRIRDFKGINDKGFDGKGNYTLGVTEQIIFPEINIDKINKILGMDITFVTSAKSDVEALELLKQFGLPFKNQKTAE, encoded by the coding sequence ATAATGGCTACACCTAGATTAAAAAGCAAATACAAAGAAGAAGTTGTAAATGCACTAAAAGAAAAATTTCAGTACAAAACTGTAATGCAGGTTCCTAAATTGGAAAAAATCTGTATCAATCAGGGTGTTGGTCGTTTTTCTGTTACAGATAAGAAAATTATGGATACCACTATCGTTGAGTTGACTACCATTACTGGTCAGCAAGCGGTTCCGGCTAATTCAAAGAAAGATATCTCTAACTTTAAATTACGTAAAGGTATGCCGGTAGGTGTACGTGTTACTTTACGCGATAACAACATGTACGAGTTCTTAGATCGTTTGATCTCTGTGGCTTTGCCTCGTATCCGTGATTTCAAAGGTATCAATGATAAAGGATTTGATGGAAAAGGTAACTATACATTAGGTGTTACTGAACAAATCATCTTTCCTGAGATTAATATCGATAAAATCAATAAAATTTTAGGTATGGATATAACTTTCGTAACTTCGGCAAAATCTGACGTTGAGGCTCTTGAGTTATTGAAACAATTCGGATTACCATTTAAAAATCAAAAAACAGCAGAATAA